The genome window CAAAATCAAAAATGGGCCCTTTGGACGAAAAGGGGCGGATTTTCGGAGGGCAAGATAAAAGAAGACGGCACCATGTCGGGCCGCTTCCGAAAATTATCGTTGTCTGCACACTGGTTAGGTGGTGCGCGAGCGGCACCCCACTTTTGACCCCCTTGGTGCCGTGTTTTCACGCAAAGGCTCGGCTTTGCTATGTTTTGGACGGCACCATCAGCTTCAAACGCCCAATTTTCGGCATTTTGGGCTGGGGTCATGCCGTAAACGTCGGCGAGGAAAACTGCTTGCGACCGGAGTCAGATCGCATAGCATCCATGTGCCAAGGGCTTGTCCCGGCCATCCACGCTGGGAAGCGCGGCGCGGATCGAAGAACGGCCCAGAGCTTCGGCCTCGCTTCGAAGGACGCTTGCACTGTCGTGGCGTGGATGCCTGCGACAAGCGCGGGCATGACGCGGATGGGGCTTTATGCGTCCGGCGCGTCCTCGATCGGGTCGGGACGCTTCACGTCGAAGCCGAAAAGCTCCCAACTTTTCTTCATATGGTCGGGCAGCGGCGCGGTCACGTCGATTACCCCGCCTTTGGGATGCGGCAATACGAGCCGCCGCGCGAGCAGATGCAGTTTGCGGTCAAGTCCCTCGGGCATCGCCCGCAGCGGATCGCGTCTTCTAACCTCATCCTCCGGGCGATGGCCATATTTGGGGTCGCCGAAGATCGGGTGGCCGATCGCCTCGGCATGGGCGCGCAACTGATGCGTGCGTCCGGTGAGCGGCTTCATCGACAGCCAGGCGCAGCGCGGCGCAACTTTGTCGACGATCGCGTAATAAGTCAGCGAATGCTGCGCGTCGGCCTCGCCGTGTTTGGCGACTCGCATTTTCTCAAGCTCTCTTGCGCCGCCTCTGGATTTTTCCATGCCGGCGCCCTTCGCCAGATAAAGCGAAATCCGGCCCTGAGCCGGCTTCGGCACGCCTTCGACAAGCGCCCAGTAGATTTTCTTGGCCTGCCGGGAGCGGAAAATCTCGCCAAGCTCGGCGGCCATTCGCCGGTTCTTGGCGACGAGCAGCACGCCAGAGGTGTCGCGGTCGAGGCGATGCACGAGCACGGGCCGCGTATCGCCCTTGGCGAGCGACTCCAGCATCCCGTCAACATGGCGCGTCTGACCTGAGCCGCCCTGCGTCGCCAGCCCATAGGGCTTGTTAAGGACGAGGACGTCCTTGTCCTCAAAGAGCGTCATGTCGGCGAGCGCCTGGGCGTCCTTAGGGTCGGCGCGCTTCACCGCCGGCGCGGCGGGCGCCTCGATCTTCAAAGGCGGCACCCGAACCTTTTGCCCCTCTTCGAGCCGCGTCGAGGTTTCGACGCGCTTGCCGTCGACGCGCACTTCGCCTTTGCGGCAGATTTTGGCGAGATGCGACAGCGCGAGCGCCGGATAACGCCGCTTGAACCAGCGATCGACGCGCATCCCCGCCTCGTCCTCGGTGACGACGGCGGTGGAGACGCCTTCCGCGGCGGGCGTCTGCGAATTTGGACTGAGGGACATGGCCGCCTTATCCGCCAAAGCCGGCTCTGTGTCGATTACGATAGGGCGGCGCCGCTCGGCGATCCAGGCGCCACACAAAGCCGCACCCGCTCCGCCACGGCTTGAAGCGCGCCGTCTCACACGCCTATGATGCCAATGATTTTAGGCGCATCGGCGGCGGAGCGCTTCATAAATGAATAAGACGACGACGCGCTCGAACGCGGGCGCGCAATCCGAAGAACGGCCCCTGCTCAGGCCTCGCTGGCTGCATCCGGCCTCGACCGCTGCGGTCGTGGGGATATTCCTCGCCTTCTTCGCCTCAGGGATCTATTGGCCGCAAACGATCGTCGATCTGGGCGGCATCGGCGCGGACCTCATTCCGGAAGGCATATCTCTTGAGGCGGGCGACCCCGCGCCTGAAGGAGATTCGCTGGAAGACCCGCTGCCGCTCGAAGAAGCTTCGCTCACCGACGAAGGGATGGACGAGCTGATCGACGATGAGCCGCCGCCCCCGCTTATCATGGAGCCCGAAGAGATTCAGGCGCCGGAAAGAAAAGAGAAGCCGCAGAAAAAACAAAAGGTCGAGAAGCCCAAGGTCGAGAAGCCCAAGCAAGTCGAACGAAGGACCCGGGCGCAACGCGTGGCGGCGGTAAACGACGGCCGCCGCGCCGACGAGACCGGCCGGCGCTATGGGCTCCCGGGCGGTACAGGCCAAGGCGTGGGCAGAGCGCGGGTCGCCGGTCGCTACGGATTGCCCGGAGGGGGCGGCGATGGTTCGGGCGGCGCCCAGGCGACCTGTCTCGCCCAGATCGCGGCGTCCATCCGCGGCCATACGCCCGCCGCGACGAGCCTCGGACCGGGATCAGTCGTCGTCACTTTTTATGTGAACGCCGGCGGCGGTCTTTCGGGCGTTTCGGTTTCGGGCGGAAGCGCCGCGCATGCGGCGATGGCGCGGCGCATCGTCGCCTCTTCGCGCGGGCCGGCGAGTTGCGCGCCGGTATACGCTCGGCAGGGCATCACGTTTCAATAGGGTTTGACGTCTCAATCGGTTCGGCGTCGCGAGGCCGCGGGAGGGCTCCAAAATGGAATTTGCTCCAATGTCGCCGTTCGGCATGTTTCTTTATGCCGGACCTGTGAGCAAGGCGGTGATGGCGCTGCTTCTCGCCGCGGCGGTCTGGACCTGGGTGCTCATCATTGACGGCGTTTTCGTTCTGCGGCGTCTCTCCAAGGCGCTGGATCGCGTGCGCGCCGGCGGCGACATTGGCGTCCTTTGGCCGATCGCCGAGGCCGCGCGCCAAGCCTCGCAAGCCGAATTGCCCAATGAAACGATTCATCAAAAGCGCGAACGGATCTTGCAGCAGACGAACCGCGCCGCGCGCGAATTCATGCTCGACGCCGAAGGCGGGCTCCCGATCCTGGCCATCGTCGCCTCGGCGGCGCCCTTTGTCGGCCTGTTCGGCACGGTTTGGGGCATTATGTCGAGCTTCTCGGGCATCGCGCAGACTCAAGACACGAGTCTTGCGGTCGTCGCTCCCGGCATCGCGGATGCGCTCGCCGCGACGGCCTATGGGCTCGCCGCCGCGATTCCGGCCGCGATCGGCTATAACCGCATGGGCATGGCCTTCGGCGGCCTCAAAGAGAGAATGAGCCGCTACATTCTGACCTATGCGACGTCGATCGCTTAGAGCAGGCTCCGAAACAGTTGGCCGACTGTTTCGATGAGAACCCGCCGCGCCATTTTGATTTTGAACGATTCCTGATTGATCGCTGATTCCATGCGATCCGCAATCGCTCCCGCGGCGGAGACGCGCACGCCATCTTGGCCGGCGGGACGTCCTCATCTAGAGTCGCATCGT of Methylocystis sp. SC2 contains these proteins:
- a CDS encoding RluA family pseudouridine synthase, which produces MSLSPNSQTPAAEGVSTAVVTEDEAGMRVDRWFKRRYPALALSHLAKICRKGEVRVDGKRVETSTRLEEGQKVRVPPLKIEAPAAPAVKRADPKDAQALADMTLFEDKDVLVLNKPYGLATQGGSGQTRHVDGMLESLAKGDTRPVLVHRLDRDTSGVLLVAKNRRMAAELGEIFRSRQAKKIYWALVEGVPKPAQGRISLYLAKGAGMEKSRGGARELEKMRVAKHGEADAQHSLTYYAIVDKVAPRCAWLSMKPLTGRTHQLRAHAEAIGHPIFGDPKYGHRPEDEVRRRDPLRAMPEGLDRKLHLLARRLVLPHPKGGVIDVTAPLPDHMKKSWELFGFDVKRPDPIEDAPDA
- a CDS encoding MotA/TolQ/ExbB proton channel family protein, whose product is MEFAPMSPFGMFLYAGPVSKAVMALLLAAAVWTWVLIIDGVFVLRRLSKALDRVRAGGDIGVLWPIAEAARQASQAELPNETIHQKRERILQQTNRAAREFMLDAEGGLPILAIVASAAPFVGLFGTVWGIMSSFSGIAQTQDTSLAVVAPGIADALAATAYGLAAAIPAAIGYNRMGMAFGGLKERMSRYILTYATSIA